ACCCCGACGACCAAGTCTGCTACCAAATAGTAGAACTCCCACTCATCGTAAACCCACTCCCAGTCCTAGGCGAAAACGGCACCATCGCCCCCAACGCCTATTGCGAAGAAAACACCGATGGTCAGCACACCTTCATCCTCAACGAACACCTGCCCTTCATCCTAATCGGCGAAGACCCAGAAGACTACACCATACGCTTCTACCTCGACCAAGCCGCATTAGACGCAGGCACCGCACTACCCAACCAGTACACCAATATCAGTACCCCACAAACCATACTCGTATGGGTAGAAAACAACACCACCGGATGCATCAACACCGCACCATTAACCCTATACGTAGAAGAAGCCGCCACCGCCTTCCCAATCACCCCAGGACAACTAGACACCTGCGACTACGACGGCACCAATGACGGACAAACCACCATTGACCTCACCCAAATAGAAACCCAAGTACTAGGCGGACAAGACCCATTAGACTACGACGTAGACTACTACGAAAACCAAGACGACGCCATAACCGACACCAACCCCATAGCCGACCCCAGCACCTATATAAACACCATAGCTGGCGGACAAACCATCTGGGTACGCGTCACCAACGAAAGCACCATCAGCCGCTGCTACGACATCACCAGCATCGATATCACCATCGAAGCCATCCCAGAACCCATAATACAAGGCGGAACCCTCTGTGTCGACTACGACACCCAAGAAGTACTCAACCCCGTAGTAATGGACACCGGGCTCGATGACAGCCACACCTTCATCTGGTACCTCAACGGCGAAGAAATAACAGGCGCCACAGAAAGCACCTACATCGCCCAGGCCGTAGGAAGCTACAGCGTAGAAGCCATCAGCGCAGGCGGCTGTATCAGCGACCCAATCGACCCCGTAACCGTAGACCAAAGCGGGCCCGCCAGTGAGATACAAACAAGCTATACCGTTAGCAACGCCTTTAGCGACGAACAAACAATAACCATTACAACAACAGGTTATGGCGAATACGAATACCAATTAGATTTTGGACCATGGCAAACCAGTAACATATTTACCGATGTATCCCCAGGACTACACGAAGTACGCATTAGAGATATAGGCGCATGCTCCGAACACATAGTTACCCTAACAGACGTAAGCATCATCGACTACCCACGATTCTTTACACCCAACGCTGATGGATACAACGACACCTGGAACATCTACGGACTCTCCAGTCAAGGTGGCGCCGAAATCTACATCTTCGACCGTTACGGCAAGCTCATCAAACAAATCAGCTCACAAGGAGAAGGCTGGGACGGCACCTACAACGGTAACCCACTACCCGCAGACGACTACTGGTTTACCGTAACCTTTGTAGAAACCCAAGTACAAACATTTGAGATTACCGCCGCTGATATAAAAACAAAAACAACAGAAGAAGGAGAAGAAATCAAATACTATGTCGTACCAGGCACGAGCATAGAAATTCCAGTTACACAAGAACAGATAGACCAGCTACCGATTGAGATAACAGGGGATGCACAACCCGTGACAAGAGAATTTAAAGCGCACTTCTCTATGAAACGATAAGTAGTGTTATAGAATATAAACACCAAAAATATAAGGCTACCCTTTAAGGGTAGCCTTATTTTAGTTTAATATACTCTTGATTTGTGTAATTATTAGTAATTAAAAAAGAGCCTTACAAATATTTGTAAGGCTCTTTTTTATCTTAATATTAAAATATAGATATCTTCTTTTCTTCTATTTTTTATCGTTGTATTGTTTTATGGCTTCCTTTAATATAGCTATAGATTGTATTAAGTCTTCTTTTTTAAGTACGTATGCAATACGTATTTCAGTTGTGCCTACGTTTGGTGAAGAATAAAATCCTGCTGCTGGAGCTACCATTATAGTTTCGCCATTAAGTTCAAAACTTTCTAATAACCACTGCGCAAATTTATCAGCATCATCTACGGGTAGTTTTGCAATGCAATAAAATGCTCCTTTGGGTACAGCAACTTTTACACCTTCTATATCTTTAAGTCCTTTTATAAGTGTATCACGTCTATCTTTATACTCCTTAATTACCTCATCAAAATACTCTTTTGGAGTATCTAGTGCTGCTTCACTGGCAATTTGTGCTAGTGTAGGGGGGCTTAATCGTGCTTGAGCAAATTTCATTGCTGCTGACATTACAGCTTTGTTTTTAGACACTATGCAACCTACTCTTGCTCCACACATACTATAGCGTTTTGATACGGAATCAATCATTATAGCATGTTCTTCTATGCCTGATACATTCATAACAGAATAGTGCTCGTCGCCATCGTATGTAAATTCACGGTATACTTCATCAGCAATAAGAAAAAGATCATGTTCTTTTACCAACTCAGCTAATTGCAGTATTTCTTCTTCGGTATACAAATAACCTGTTGGGTTACCAGGGTTGCATATTAATATTGCTTTTGTTTTTGGTGTTATTAGCTTTTCAAAATCGGCAATAGGGGGTAGGGCAAAGCCATCTTCTATTGTAGATATAACAGGAACTACGTTTACACCTGATGCTACTGAAAAACCATTGTAGTTGGCATAAAAAGGCTCAGGTATAATTATCTCATCACCTGAATCCATAGTACTACCCATTGCAAATAAAAGTGCCTCAGATCCTCCTGTGGTTATAATTATATCAGCTTTATCAACTTGTATTCCGTGTTGCTGATAGTAATTGGCCAGCTTTTCTCTATAGCTTTCAAAACCTGCCGAATGGCTATATTCTAATATTTCAGGTATATTATCTTTTACACTATTTAGTGCTCTTTCGGGTGTTTTTATATCGGGCTGCCCTATATTAAGGTGGTACACTTTTAGTCCTTTATCTTTAGCTGCCTCAGAGAAAGGAACTAATTTTCGTATAGGCGATTCAGGCATCTGTTGCCCTTTTATAGATACTTTAGGCATAGTATGAAACTTTATAATGAGTTGGGCAAATTTGCAATAAATTTTACATATTTTATAATTTTTACATTGTCAAATTTCATATAAATCAATATATATTGTTATAAATATAAAAAGCCCATGCAATAGCATGGGCTTTTTATTTGAAGCGTCTGTTTTTATTGGCTTGTTATCGTTTTTTTCTTCTGTAAAATATTCACGTCTTCCGCCGATTTTACTTCTCCTTTTATTTTAATTGCCACAGTACCATTTTCATAATTTACTGCGTTGGACATTACAGTAATAGTTTTTCTAATTGGTCCTGGCTTCATATTGTATTTTACTTCTATTTTGCCAGTTTTACCAGGCATAATAGGTTCTTTTGGTTTAGAGGGTATAGTACAACCACAGGTAGATTTTACTTTTTCTATTATCAAAGGCTCATCCCCTGTATTGGTAAATTCAAATTCGCGTATACCGCTATCTTCTCCTTTGTAAACAGTACCATAGTCAATAACATCTGTCTTAAACTCAATTTTTGGACCTGTTTGTGCGTACGATGCAGCGCTAATTATAATGGCTGCTAATAGACCTAAAATCTTCTTCATAATCTAAGTTTTTAAATGTTTGGGTAAAAATACTCTGTTTACTTTAAAGTACAAATAGTAGCTGTGCTTTTTTTTAAATTGTACTTATATGGTTACTTTTGCAAGGAACTATCCAAAAATCAGACCATGATTTTGGAGCACATTTATAGAATAATAGCTTATGACAATTCCATCGCAATTTGATGCCAAAGCGGCAGAACAAAAGTGGTATGATTACTGGATGAAGAATAACTTTTTTCATTCAGAGCCTGACCATAGAAAGCCTTATACCATAGTAATACCACCACCAAATGTAACAGGGGTGTTACACATGGGGCACATGCTTAACAATACAATACAGGATGTACTGATACGCCGTGCACGCCTTAAAGGATTTAATGCTTGTTGGGTACCGGGTACCGACCATGCATCGATAGCCACAGAGGCTAAAGTTGTTGCGAAGTTAAAAGAGGAAGGGATTAATAAGAATGACCTTAGCCGTGAGGAGTTCCTTAAGCATGCTTGGGAATGGACAGATAAGTATGGTGGTGTAATACTGGAGCAGCTTAAAAAGCTAGGTGCATCGTGCGATTGGGAGCGTACTAAGTTTACTATGGACGATGATATGAGCGCATCTGTAATTCGTTCGTTTGTAGATTTGTATAACAAAGGATTAATATACCGAGGTTACCGAATGGTAAACTGGGATCCTGAGGCGCAAACTACTTTATCTGACGAAGAAGTTCATTACGAAGAGCAACAAGGAAAACTATACTATTTACGATATAAAATTGAGGGGAGCGATGAGCATTTAACCATAGCTACAACCCGCCCTGAAACGATATTGGGCGATACCGCTATTTGCGTAAACCCTAACGATGAACGTTACAGCCACCTGAAAGGTAAAAAAGCAATAGTGCCCATTGCCAACCGTGTTATACCTATAATATTTGACGATTATGTTGATGTTGAATTTGGTACAGGCTGCCTAAAGGTTACACCTGCACACGATGTAAACGATAAGGAACTAGGTGAAAAACACAATTTAGAGATTATAGATATTTTTAATGCAGATGCTACACTAAATAGTTACGGTTTGCATTATGAAGGTAAAGACCGTTTTGTGGTTCGAAACGAAATAGCCAAAGAGCTTGAAGCTGCTGGGGTTATGGAGAAGATAGAAACCCATACGAATAAAGTAGGTACATCTGAAAGAACTAAAGCGGTAATTGAGCCACGCCTTTCTGACCAATGGTTTTTAAAAATGGAAGAACTTGCCAAACCTGCTATTAAAGCCGTTTTGGAAAGCGAAGAAGTAAAATTACACCCGAAACGTTTTGATAATACCTACCGCCACTGGATGGAAAATATTCGTGATTGGAATATATCGCGCCAATTATGGTGGGGGCAACAAATACCCGCCTATTTTTATGGCGATGGTAAAGAAGATTTTGTTGTTGCAGAAACTAAAGAACAGGCATTAGGTTTAGCCAAGACTAAAACGGGCAATACAGCGCTAACGGTTAATGATTTAAAACAAGACCCTGATGCGCTAGATACTTGGTTCTCGTCGTGGTTATGGCCTATGGCTGTGTTTGGTGGTATTATGAACCCCGATAATGAGGAATTTAAATATTATTACCCTACTAACGATTTGGTTACAGGTCCTGATATTCTTTTCTTTTGGGTAGCTCGTATGATTGTTGCAGGATATGAGTACACTGGCGAAAAGCCATTTAGTAATGTATACCTAACAGGTTTGGTACGCGACAAGCAACGTCGTAAAATGTCCAAATCACTAGGAAACTCACCCGACCCGTTGGATTTGATTGAAAAATTTGGTGCTGATGGCGTTCGTGTAGGATTGTTACTAAGTGCCTCGGCAGGTAACGATATTATGTTTGATGAGGAACTTTGCAACCAAGGTAAAGGATTCTCTAATAAAATATGGAATGCATTCCGCCTTATAAAAGGGTGGGAGGTAAGCGATATTGAGCAGCCCGACCATAGTAAAAAAGCTATTGCGTGGTACGAAGCAAAGCTACAAAAAACGCTTGCCGAAATTGAAGACCATTTTGAGAAGTACAGAATATCTGACGCGCTAATGGCAATTTATAAGTTGGTTTGGGACGATTTCTGCTCGTGGTTCTTAGAGATGATTAAACCAGCTTACCAACAGCCTATTGATAGTGTTACATATGCTAAAGCAATTGAAATGTTGGAGCATAACTTAAAGTTACTCCATCCGTTTATGCCTTTTCTTACAGAGGAAATATGGCAGTATATTGCAGATAGAAACCCAGAGGAGGCGTTAATAGTATCGGAATGGCCAGTAATGCAGCCCGCCGATATGAGCATTATTGCTGGGTTTGAAATGGCAGCCGAAGTTATTTCGGGTATCCGAACCATACGTAAAGAGAAAAATATTTCGTTTAAAGATGCTATTTCGCTTAAAGTGGTTAATAATGATGATGCTACCGATTACTTTGATGCTATTATAACCAAACTGGGTAATGTAGATGCGCTTGAGTATGTAAACGAAGCTGTAAATGGTGCCCTAACGTTTAGAGTAAAATCCAACGAGTACTTTATACCTGTAGCAGGAGCAGTTAATGTTGAAGAGGAAATTACGAAGTTAACTGAAGAATTGGAGTACAATAAAGGCTTTTTAAAATCGGTACAGAAAAAACTAAGTAATGAGCGTTTTGTTAGTGGTGCTCCTGAAAAGGTGGTAGCTATAGAGAAACAAAAAGAAGCCGATGCTTTAGCTAAAATTGCCACTATAGAGCAAAGTTTAGCAAGCCTTACTACATAGGAAAAAAATGTTTACCAGCATAAAAAGTGTATTAAATAATAAAAAAGCTACCATTTGGTAGCTTTTTTATTATTTAATAGGGCTTAACTATTTTAGTTATAGTAAGTAATTTCTCTTTTTTCAATAAAACTTAATGCGCCATTAACAGTAATTACTTTTTCCGTCCAGTTTCCTTTTTCGTCATACTTATAAGTGTACTCCCTATCGTCAATAGGTTGTCCTTCGCCATCTATAATAACTGAATGTATTACATCGCCTTTTTCATTATAGTTATAACTTGCTTTAATATAAGGCGTTCCGTTTTTGGTTACGCTCCATCCTGTTTTGTTACCATTAGCATCGTAGCTGTAGCTTTCTACAGTTTCAACATTATCAAAATGGTCTATAGTAGTTTTAGTTTTTAAATCACCATTTTCGGTATAGGTCATTTTTTCCAGATACTCTGTTTTGCCCTCACCATTTTCAACCTCTTTATAAACAAGGTTATCGCCATCGTACTCAAAGCTCGTACTAAATATAATGTTGTTATCCTTATCATAGCGTATTTCGGCTACTTTTTGGTTGTTGTTGTACTTGTAGTTGTTTTTTACTTGTACTTTTTCTAAACCTAAAAAGAGATTTTCCTCTATTACATTTCCATCTTCATCATACGCATAAGTCATCCTATCTACAGGATTATTCTGCTTGTTGTAGGTTATCTTTTCTACAATTCTGCCTTTCTCATACTTCATTTCCTTACGGTCAATCTGTGTATTATCAGAATTTAGTCGTGTTATAACAGTATTATTTTGCCCTGTTTCGTCCCACTGAAATTCAGTTTTTATACCAGGTACATTTTTTACGTACTGTATTTGCTCTAGTTTATGTTCTCTGCCGTTGTATGTAATTTGTTCGTAAGGACCGCCATCTGAGTTAAGTTTCTTTTCAAGGATTACCATACCTTCTTCATTAAACTCAATTTCGGTATCGTGTGTTGTTGGGTTTTCGTGCTTCATATTACCAACCTCGCCCGTTTCGCTAATTGTTTTTGACTTTAGTGTTATTGATTTTACATCGCCTTCTAGTTCATAAAAAGCCCAATCACTCGTAGTTCTGTCAAGAGGTTTCTCTTCCTTCTCATTACAGGCAGTTAGTAGTAATAATGTTACTGCTGCAAACGTATATATATGCTTCATTGTAAGTTATAGTTAATTATCCCAAAAATCCGCTTTTTTTTTGAAACGGACAACACTATAAAAAGAAAATCCGCCACTAAGGCGGATTATTACTTTTTGTAGTGCTTAAATGTTATTTTGCTGTAGCTGCTTCGTACTTTTGGTTTACAGCATCCCAGTTTATTACATTGTAAAAAGCATCAATATAATCGGGTCTTTTATTTTGGTAATTTAAATAGTAAGCGTGCTCCCAAACATCTAATGTTAGTATTGGTGTACCTGCTATGCCTGTGTTTGGCATTAAGGGGTTATCTTGGTTAGGTGTATTGCCTATTGCAAGTTTACCATCTTTATTAACTACTAACCATGCCCAACCCGAACCGAATTGTTTTGCAGCAGCAGCAGAAAATTGCATTTTAAAACTATCGTACGATCCAAATACTGCATTAATGGCATCTGCCAGTGTGCCTTTTGGCTCGCCTCCGCCGTTGGGGCTCATTACTTCCCAAAACAGGCTATGGTTGTAATAACCACCTGCATTGTTTCTTACATCAGTGTTTTTTGTATCAACTACCATTAGTATCTCTTCAATACTTTGATCTTCTAAATTGGTTCCTTTTATGGCTTTGTTTAATTTATTGGTATACCCTAGGTAGTGCTTGCTGTAGTGTACCTCCATTGTTTTGGCATCAATATGTGGTGCCAGCGCATCGTAGGCATATGATAGTTTTGCTACATCAAAAGTGCCTTCATCTGCTTTTACGGTGTTGGGATCGCCCATTGCAGGAGCTTCTTCTCTCGGCTCTTCAGGAACTTCAACCACTTCCTCAAGGTTATTATTGTCTTTGCACGATTGTAGTGCTGCGAGTACTACAAATGCTGATAGGAAAATTTTTACTTTTTTCATAATTATAATTATTTAATTACTGAATTGATCAGTTCTATGTATCGTTCTTTTGCTTCGTCAGGGGTTAGGTGTTTTACCTGCATCCATGCATTCATTTTAAATCCATCTCTAACACCAAAGGTTTGGAACTGCCGTAGCTGAACATCTCCAGTTGTGGCTTGTTTGTAGTATGCATATATACGCAACATTACATCTGGTGGTAATGATGATTCTGTCATATTAGAAGCCTTATCAAAAGCTTCCCAAAAACGAGTGTCTAAGTCGTCGTCCTTTTGCATTTACTTTTTTGTTGCAATTATTGTTTTTCCTCCTACGGCCTTATCATTTAATGCTACGTTTACATTGGTACCAATGGGTAAAAATAAATCTACGCGCGACCCGAATTTTATAAATCCAGCATCTGTACCCTGTACTACTTGGGTGCCTTCTTTAGCATAGTTTACAATACGTCGGGCTAATGCACCAGCAATTTGGCGGTATAAAATTTCGCCAAAAAAATGATTTTCTATAACTACGGTAGTACGCTCGTTTTCCTCACTTGCTTTTGGATGCCATGCTACCAAATACTTACCTGCATGGTACTTGCTAAACTTTATAAGTCCGCTAATAGCGTAGCGTGTAACGTGCACATTTATAGGCGACATGAATATAGATACTTGTAGTCTTTTCTCTTTAAAATATTCAGGCTCGTATACTTCTTCTATCACTACCACTTTGCCATCTACAGGTGCTATTATGTGGTGGTCGGCTATAGTTACAGTACGTTTTGGGTTTCTGAAAAACTGTAATATTAGTATTAAAAATAGCAGTGCAAAAACCTCTATAGCCTTTAAAAGCCAAAAGTTTTCGATGTACATATCTGCAAGCAATATAACCGCTACGGTTAGTATTGATGCGATTATAATAATTTTGGCTCCTTCTTTATGAAACATAATTTATAATTTGATAATACAAAAATAAGAAAGGTATAGCAAATATAATGCTATCCAAACGATCTAATATTCCGCCGTGTCCAGGCATAATAGTACCACTATCCTTTACACCAGCATTCCGTTTAAATTTCGATTCGACTAAATCGCCTATACTTCCGAAAAGCACAAGTAGTATAGCTGTACCCACCCATGCTAGTGGTGATAAAAATACGTAATATTGGCTAATAATATAACTAGCTATTATAGCAAACACTAACCCGCCTACAAAACCTTCAATAGTTTTTTTGGGCGATATGCGCTCGTATAGCTTGTGTTTACCTAATGTTTTACCTACAAGATAAGCAAAGGTATCATTTGTCCAGATTAAAATAAAAATTCCTATTATTATGTAAGGGTTATATTTTCCGTTTATAAAAGGTAGTTTTATAAGCAGTAAAAACGGAATAATGATATAGCCTGCAATTAATACCAGTTTACTGCTTTTGTCGCGCTGTATAGGGGCACCGTTTTTAAATAACCCAATTAATAGCGGTATAGATACAAATAAAGCAGCTGCATTTAGTAGCAAATTATTTATAATGTTATTATTAATGGTGTAGGCAAAAAATAAAAACCCTATTACTGCCATGCTAAAAGGGATAGCGGTGGTTAGTTTAATTAAGCGGCAAAACTCGGCAATAGCAACGATTAAGAATATACCGAAAAGTATTTCGAAGCTAATAGGGGAGTAGAGCGTAGCTGTGAGAAGCAGTATAATGTATATAATGCCCGAAAGCGCCCTAACTATATTTTCGTTCATGTTATAGGTCTTCTAGTAGCAGTAGGTACAGGTTTTTTGCAGCACTACCGTAATGCAAGAAATCTTCTTCTTTTGCTTTTTCAAAATATTTGATTGTGGTAATATTGGTAGGATATTCTTTGTTGTACTTATTTTTTATGTACCTAAGACCATCACTTTTACTTTTTACAATTTGACTTGTAGTGGCAAATATAACAATGTTTGCAGGGAGCTCGTTAGGCTTGTGCTGCTTTATTTGATTGGACGATAAAAGTACCGAGCCTTCATCAGCAATTAAGTTTTCGCATCCTGCTAGTATAAAATTGGGGTTTTTCGGATTGTTGTAGTTGAGTTTATTTTCGTCCAAAAGACTAAACAGCTTATTATCGTAACATATTGCTTCGCACTCAAACCAATCGTTTTCCTCTAGTATGTTTAAAAACTGCTCGTATATTTCAGGTAGGGTATCGCAGTAGAGGAATTTACCACCGTTTTTCCTGAAGTTTGTAATAAAAAGTTCGTCGATAGGTAGTTGTTCGTCAGGGAGAAAAGGACTAGACTCCGCATTTTTTTCGTTATTAGATACATCACCTCCACCACCAAAAATTTTCTTGAAAAAACTCATACAGTATTAAATTCCCTTTTTTTATCCACAAGTGACTCAAAGATAAAAAAATCTTAATTCAATTGTGGAATCGAATTAAGATTTTTGTTGTTTTTTATTGTAAACCTATCGTTAAGCTTCTGTAATCACTTCTGCTTCCGAGTTTCCTCCAAAAGGACGTTTTCCAAATATTTCTTCAAGGTCATCTTTAAATATTACTTCCTTATCTATAAGTATATCGGCAAGTTTAAGTAGCTTGTCTTTATTTTCTTTGAGTATAGCTATTGCTCTGTCGTACTGTGCCTCAATAAGTGTAGATATCTCCTCATCAATAGTTCTTGCAGTTTCTTCGGAATATGGCTTAGAGAAATTGTATTCGTTTTGCCCGCTCGAATCGTAATAGGTTATATTACCAAGTTTATCGTTAAGCCCGTATATGGTAACCATAGCGCGTGCTTGTTTGGTT
The Flavobacterium litorale genome window above contains:
- a CDS encoding pyridoxal phosphate-dependent aminotransferase; translation: MPKVSIKGQQMPESPIRKLVPFSEAAKDKGLKVYHLNIGQPDIKTPERALNSVKDNIPEILEYSHSAGFESYREKLANYYQQHGIQVDKADIIITTGGSEALLFAMGSTMDSGDEIIIPEPFYANYNGFSVASGVNVVPVISTIEDGFALPPIADFEKLITPKTKAILICNPGNPTGYLYTEEEILQLAELVKEHDLFLIADEVYREFTYDGDEHYSVMNVSGIEEHAIMIDSVSKRYSMCGARVGCIVSKNKAVMSAAMKFAQARLSPPTLAQIASEAALDTPKEYFDEVIKEYKDRRDTLIKGLKDIEGVKVAVPKGAFYCIAKLPVDDADKFAQWLLESFELNGETIMVAPAAGFYSSPNVGTTEIRIAYVLKKEDLIQSIAILKEAIKQYNDKK
- a CDS encoding DUF1573 domain-containing protein, with product MKKILGLLAAIIISAASYAQTGPKIEFKTDVIDYGTVYKGEDSGIREFEFTNTGDEPLIIEKVKSTCGCTIPSKPKEPIMPGKTGKIEVKYNMKPGPIRKTITVMSNAVNYENGTVAIKIKGEVKSAEDVNILQKKKTITSQ
- a CDS encoding valine--tRNA ligase: MTIPSQFDAKAAEQKWYDYWMKNNFFHSEPDHRKPYTIVIPPPNVTGVLHMGHMLNNTIQDVLIRRARLKGFNACWVPGTDHASIATEAKVVAKLKEEGINKNDLSREEFLKHAWEWTDKYGGVILEQLKKLGASCDWERTKFTMDDDMSASVIRSFVDLYNKGLIYRGYRMVNWDPEAQTTLSDEEVHYEEQQGKLYYLRYKIEGSDEHLTIATTRPETILGDTAICVNPNDERYSHLKGKKAIVPIANRVIPIIFDDYVDVEFGTGCLKVTPAHDVNDKELGEKHNLEIIDIFNADATLNSYGLHYEGKDRFVVRNEIAKELEAAGVMEKIETHTNKVGTSERTKAVIEPRLSDQWFLKMEELAKPAIKAVLESEEVKLHPKRFDNTYRHWMENIRDWNISRQLWWGQQIPAYFYGDGKEDFVVAETKEQALGLAKTKTGNTALTVNDLKQDPDALDTWFSSWLWPMAVFGGIMNPDNEEFKYYYPTNDLVTGPDILFFWVARMIVAGYEYTGEKPFSNVYLTGLVRDKQRRKMSKSLGNSPDPLDLIEKFGADGVRVGLLLSASAGNDIMFDEELCNQGKGFSNKIWNAFRLIKGWEVSDIEQPDHSKKAIAWYEAKLQKTLAEIEDHFEKYRISDALMAIYKLVWDDFCSWFLEMIKPAYQQPIDSVTYAKAIEMLEHNLKLLHPFMPFLTEEIWQYIADRNPEEALIVSEWPVMQPADMSIIAGFEMAAEVISGIRTIRKEKNISFKDAISLKVVNNDDATDYFDAIITKLGNVDALEYVNEAVNGALTFRVKSNEYFIPVAGAVNVEEEITKLTEELEYNKGFLKSVQKKLSNERFVSGAPEKVVAIEKQKEADALAKIATIEQSLASLTT
- a CDS encoding superoxide dismutase, yielding MKKVKIFLSAFVVLAALQSCKDNNNLEEVVEVPEEPREEAPAMGDPNTVKADEGTFDVAKLSYAYDALAPHIDAKTMEVHYSKHYLGYTNKLNKAIKGTNLEDQSIEEILMVVDTKNTDVRNNAGGYYNHSLFWEVMSPNGGGEPKGTLADAINAVFGSYDSFKMQFSAAAAKQFGSGWAWLVVNKDGKLAIGNTPNQDNPLMPNTGIAGTPILTLDVWEHAYYLNYQNKRPDYIDAFYNVINWDAVNQKYEAATAK
- a CDS encoding acyl-CoA-binding protein, with translation MQKDDDLDTRFWEAFDKASNMTESSLPPDVMLRIYAYYKQATTGDVQLRQFQTFGVRDGFKMNAWMQVKHLTPDEAKERYIELINSVIK
- a CDS encoding phosphatidylserine decarboxylase family protein, whose translation is MFHKEGAKIIIIASILTVAVILLADMYIENFWLLKAIEVFALLFLILILQFFRNPKRTVTIADHHIIAPVDGKVVVIEEVYEPEYFKEKRLQVSIFMSPINVHVTRYAISGLIKFSKYHAGKYLVAWHPKASEENERTTVVIENHFFGEILYRQIAGALARRIVNYAKEGTQVVQGTDAGFIKFGSRVDLFLPIGTNVNVALNDKAVGGKTIIATKK
- a CDS encoding phosphatidate cytidylyltransferase; its protein translation is MNENIVRALSGIIYIILLLTATLYSPISFEILFGIFLIVAIAEFCRLIKLTTAIPFSMAVIGFLFFAYTINNNIINNLLLNAAALFVSIPLLIGLFKNGAPIQRDKSSKLVLIAGYIIIPFLLLIKLPFINGKYNPYIIIGIFILIWTNDTFAYLVGKTLGKHKLYERISPKKTIEGFVGGLVFAIIASYIISQYYVFLSPLAWVGTAILLVLFGSIGDLVESKFKRNAGVKDSGTIMPGHGGILDRLDSIIFAIPFLFLYYQIINYVS
- a CDS encoding LUD domain-containing protein, with amino-acid sequence MSFFKKIFGGGGDVSNNEKNAESSPFLPDEQLPIDELFITNFRKNGGKFLYCDTLPEIYEQFLNILEENDWFECEAICYDNKLFSLLDENKLNYNNPKNPNFILAGCENLIADEGSVLLSSNQIKQHKPNELPANIVIFATTSQIVKSKSDGLRYIKNKYNKEYPTNITTIKYFEKAKEEDFLHYGSAAKNLYLLLLEDL